Proteins found in one Candidatus Methylacidiphilales bacterium genomic segment:
- a CDS encoding UvrD-helicase domain-containing protein, with protein MKPPPPPQTVAIPHVMITASAGSGKTWHLTNRILTLILAGAPPETIIALTFTRKAAGEFFDAVLGRLAGAADDPQKASQLCRDLGIAPMPPESFLPPLRALVERLHRLQFTTIDSFFHRIVSSFPFELGLSGAFTLMDGHAAEQARVRVLERILSRSGGGQDAAARRNFLEHFKQATFGTEAKSPAADLDDHVRKLHALYQEIPDTERWAGSALPAELRALAASDHPLSVTDIEAIRQGLAQSGAKDSGLAAWDQWAGELAAWKPTTVVSASAFHTIRKNIVGSYDPVTRTCGEFNLNRNKIKPTPALARALGEWVACWTAREIRLRIEQTQGVGKILAGYDWAYDRLVRRSGLLVFADLPLVIGPVLEGDTARLDLDYRLDARFDHWLLDEFQDTSRAQWRVLENLVDEVVQDPTGGRSFFCVGDVKQSIYAWRGGDHRLFQELRQRYGGKIEEETLATTYRCSGAVVDLVNRVMGGPAIGELLPGAGAWGEVWQEHRSMRPATGFAAYLEAPEKADDDELEPRHWMIGHLIKQIDPPGRGLTCAVLVWSNQEARTLADHLRVHTSYPVILEGEIFPATDNLLGRMAVAWALALAHPSDTLAEGWLRACPIGREFSAQAGDWRARTWKSIHDRGFEDTLASLFTLLEEKTALDDFHRVRRRLILDAVREFEQGGSRDAAALAAALEARSLKSPDVPGAIEVMTIHKAKGLGFDVVFVTELVRRNKAFNRARGGPLICRDSGREVEWLLFPPTQLFSKSLPELQTRIEEGMRENAYEQLCLLYVALTRAREALYLIGDDKPGGGESVHAQHLLAAALATGDKTVALDDWVGARAVFGETSWFEQHVAKPSPTSQPPCPAFDWPEEAPVEDAEVRLPSMEATRPSSARDVLSDGRRQSQRTGNRVHALFSMLESADDPVGGDSRDADAVRACLAVDEIRRLFRTGPGILVWREKAFQIAGPKGWQRGIFDRVVVECGTDGRPVRAELVDFKTDVLRAGEETSWVERHRPQMEAYRSALSLLLHLEPAQIRGVLVAVSLRRVVHVF; from the coding sequence ATGAAGCCCCCGCCACCCCCGCAGACGGTCGCCATTCCCCATGTCATGATCACCGCTTCCGCGGGGTCCGGCAAAACATGGCACCTGACCAACCGCATCCTCACCCTCATCCTGGCCGGGGCCCCTCCGGAAACGATCATCGCCCTCACCTTCACCCGCAAGGCGGCGGGGGAATTCTTCGATGCCGTGCTCGGCCGGCTGGCCGGAGCGGCGGACGACCCCCAAAAAGCGTCCCAATTGTGCCGCGATCTCGGGATTGCCCCCATGCCCCCGGAATCCTTCCTGCCGCCCCTGCGCGCCCTCGTTGAACGGCTTCACCGGCTCCAATTCACCACCATCGATAGCTTCTTCCACCGGATTGTGAGTTCATTCCCCTTCGAACTGGGCCTGTCCGGTGCCTTCACCCTGATGGACGGTCATGCCGCCGAACAGGCCCGGGTCCGCGTGTTGGAGCGGATCCTCAGCCGCTCGGGAGGTGGACAGGACGCGGCGGCCCGCCGGAATTTCCTCGAACATTTCAAACAGGCCACTTTCGGCACCGAGGCCAAATCCCCGGCGGCCGACCTCGACGACCATGTGCGGAAGCTCCACGCCCTCTATCAGGAAATTCCCGACACCGAGCGCTGGGCGGGGAGTGCCCTGCCGGCAGAACTGAGGGCGCTGGCGGCCTCCGACCACCCCCTCTCCGTCACCGATATCGAAGCCATCCGCCAGGGGCTGGCCCAATCCGGAGCCAAGGACAGCGGATTGGCCGCCTGGGACCAGTGGGCCGGGGAACTGGCCGCCTGGAAGCCGACCACCGTCGTTTCTGCCTCCGCTTTCCACACCATCCGCAAGAACATCGTCGGCAGCTACGATCCGGTCACCCGCACTTGCGGCGAGTTCAACCTCAACCGGAACAAAATCAAACCCACCCCCGCACTGGCCAGGGCGTTGGGGGAGTGGGTGGCCTGCTGGACTGCCCGGGAAATCCGTCTGCGCATCGAACAAACCCAGGGCGTGGGGAAAATCCTGGCCGGTTACGATTGGGCCTACGACCGTTTGGTCCGGCGCTCGGGCTTGTTGGTCTTTGCCGACCTGCCCCTGGTGATCGGACCGGTCCTGGAGGGCGATACCGCCCGGCTCGACCTCGACTACCGGCTCGACGCCCGCTTCGACCACTGGCTGCTCGATGAGTTCCAGGACACCAGCCGGGCCCAGTGGCGGGTGCTGGAAAATCTGGTCGACGAGGTGGTGCAGGACCCCACCGGAGGGCGTTCGTTTTTTTGCGTGGGCGATGTGAAGCAATCGATCTACGCATGGCGGGGAGGCGACCACCGTCTTTTCCAGGAACTGCGGCAGCGCTATGGCGGGAAGATCGAAGAGGAAACCCTGGCCACCACCTATCGTTGCAGTGGTGCCGTGGTCGACCTGGTCAACCGGGTGATGGGCGGGCCTGCCATCGGCGAACTTTTGCCCGGCGCGGGAGCCTGGGGAGAAGTCTGGCAGGAACACCGCTCCATGCGACCTGCTACGGGCTTTGCCGCCTATCTGGAGGCCCCGGAAAAGGCGGACGACGACGAACTGGAACCGCGGCATTGGATGATCGGCCACTTGATCAAGCAGATCGACCCGCCGGGCCGGGGATTGACCTGCGCGGTGCTGGTGTGGTCGAACCAGGAGGCCCGCACCCTGGCCGACCACCTGCGCGTCCACACCTCCTACCCGGTGATCCTGGAGGGGGAAATTTTTCCCGCCACGGACAATCTGTTGGGCCGGATGGCGGTGGCCTGGGCCCTGGCCCTGGCCCACCCATCCGACACCCTGGCAGAGGGCTGGCTGCGGGCCTGCCCGATCGGGCGGGAATTTTCCGCCCAAGCGGGAGATTGGCGTGCACGGACTTGGAAGTCCATCCATGACCGCGGCTTCGAGGATACCCTGGCCTCCCTTTTCACCCTCTTGGAGGAAAAGACCGCCTTGGATGATTTCCACCGTGTGCGCCGGCGGTTGATCCTGGACGCGGTACGGGAATTTGAGCAGGGCGGTTCTCGTGATGCCGCAGCCCTGGCCGCCGCGCTGGAAGCCCGCAGCCTGAAGTCCCCGGACGTCCCCGGGGCCATCGAAGTGATGACGATCCACAAGGCCAAGGGGTTGGGATTCGATGTGGTCTTTGTCACCGAACTCGTGCGCCGGAACAAAGCCTTCAACCGGGCCCGTGGAGGGCCGCTGATTTGCCGCGATTCCGGGCGGGAGGTGGAATGGCTGCTTTTCCCACCGACCCAACTGTTCTCGAAATCACTGCCGGAGCTGCAGACCCGCATCGAGGAAGGCATGCGTGAAAACGCGTACGAGCAACTCTGCCTGCTTTACGTCGCCCTAACCCGGGCCCGGGAAGCACTCTACCTCATCGGCGATGACAAGCCGGGCGGGGGCGAGTCGGTCCACGCCCAGCACCTCCTGGCCGCAGCGCTGGCGACGGGGGACAAAACCGTGGCGTTGGACGATTGGGTTGGGGCCCGCGCCGTATTCGGAGAAACGTCGTGGTTCGAACAGCATGTGGCCAAGCCCTCGCCAACCAGTCAACCCCCCTGTCCTGCCTTCGATTGGCCGGAGGAAGCACCCGTGGAAGATGCCGAAGTGCGTCTGCCGTCAATGGAGGCAACCCGTCCAAGCAGTGCGCGCGATGTTCTCTCAGATGGAAGGAGGCAATCCCAGCGGACGGGCAACCGGGTGCATGCGCTTTTTTCCATGCTGGAGAGCGCCGACGACCCGGTAGGCGGGGACAGCCGCGATGCCGATGCGGTTCGCGCCTGCCTGGCTGTCGATGAGATTCGCCGGTTGTTCCGCACAGGCCCGGGAATCCTCGTCTGGAGGGAGAAGGCGTTTCAAATTGCGGGGCCCAAGGGATGGCAACGCGGGATCTTTGACCGGGTGGTGGTGGAATGCGGAACGGATGGGCGTCCGGTGAGGGCGGAACTGGTGGACTTCAAAACCGATGTTTTGCGGGCGGGTGAAGAAACTTCCTGGGTCGAGCGCCACCGGCCGCAGATGGAGGCCTACCGCAGCGCCCTTTCCTTGCTGCTCCATCTGGAGCCGGCACAGATACGCGGTGTGCTAGTGGCGGTGAGCCTGCGCCGCGTGGTCCATGTGTTTTAG
- the tatC gene encoding twin-arginine translocase subunit TatC, producing MFEDDPKPFIEHLEELRVCILKCLGALTVGMILAAVFTNDLLALLRSPLDPALKEHQIDPGRFLFMMNPLDPMTLTFQTALFGGILFALPFMLFFIGQYLLPALSPRERRMLLPGAAVGCFLFILGVAFCYWIVLPRTMQFLIAWSFELGAEPRYPYQEYIGMVVQLLAGFGAAFELPLIIAVLAKLGVINSRFLATWRRHAVIVLLVLSAIITPTSDPFTLCAMAVPLYVLYEAGIVAAWWIERRAAASDKVAEDPPSG from the coding sequence ATGTTCGAAGATGATCCCAAGCCGTTCATCGAGCACTTGGAGGAACTGCGCGTTTGCATCCTCAAGTGTCTCGGGGCTTTGACCGTGGGCATGATCCTGGCCGCAGTCTTCACCAACGACCTGCTGGCCCTCCTGCGCTCCCCGTTGGACCCGGCCCTGAAGGAGCACCAGATCGATCCCGGACGCTTCCTCTTCATGATGAACCCGCTGGACCCGATGACGCTGACCTTCCAGACCGCGCTTTTCGGGGGCATTTTATTCGCCCTGCCTTTCATGCTTTTTTTCATCGGCCAGTACCTGCTGCCCGCCCTCAGTCCCAGGGAACGGAGAATGCTCCTGCCCGGTGCCGCCGTCGGCTGCTTTCTGTTTATCCTCGGAGTGGCCTTCTGTTACTGGATCGTGCTTCCCAGGACCATGCAGTTCCTCATCGCCTGGTCCTTCGAGCTCGGGGCCGAGCCCCGCTACCCTTATCAGGAATACATCGGTATGGTGGTGCAACTGCTGGCCGGCTTCGGCGCGGCCTTCGAACTCCCCCTGATCATCGCCGTGCTGGCCAAATTGGGTGTGATCAACAGCCGCTTCCTCGCCACCTGGAGGCGTCACGCCGTGATCGTTCTCCTGGTCCTTTCCGCCATCATCACCCCCACCTCCGACCCCTTCACCCTCTGCGCCATGGCCGTGCCGCTCTACGTCCTTTATGAGGCCGGCATAGTGGCTGCTTGGTGGATCGAACGGCGCGCGGCGGCCTCCGACAAGGTTGCCGAGGACCCGCCTTCCGGCTAA
- a CDS encoding thermonuclease family protein, whose translation MNFPPPAAALLSALCGLLLAVAPAAANGWQALDSCRLLENPGNDGDSFHVKKDGKEYIFRLLYVDCPERKDLGLTQRTTEQARYFKILKRDLYPLAEQAAAFTTKALGRPFRIQTCWEDARGDSHLPRFYAVVTTEGGDDLATLLVRAGLARIHGRPVSAPGGRSGAEAVAALEKEEAAARAAARGAWAFQKEKK comes from the coding sequence ATGAATTTCCCGCCCCCCGCCGCGGCCCTGCTGTCCGCACTGTGCGGCCTGCTCCTGGCCGTTGCGCCCGCGGCGGCCAACGGTTGGCAAGCCCTCGATTCCTGCCGGCTGCTGGAAAACCCGGGCAATGACGGGGACAGCTTCCACGTCAAAAAAGACGGCAAGGAATACATCTTCCGCCTGCTCTATGTCGACTGCCCCGAGCGCAAGGATCTGGGATTGACCCAGCGCACGACCGAACAGGCCCGTTACTTCAAGATCCTCAAGCGCGACCTCTACCCCCTTGCCGAACAGGCGGCCGCCTTTACCACCAAGGCCCTGGGCCGTCCTTTCCGCATCCAAACCTGCTGGGAGGATGCGCGCGGCGACAGCCACCTGCCACGTTTCTACGCGGTGGTCACGACAGAGGGTGGGGACGACCTCGCCACACTGTTGGTGCGGGCCGGTCTGGCCCGCATCCACGGACGACCCGTCTCCGCACCCGGCGGCCGTTCCGGTGCCGAAGCCGTGGCCGCCCTGGAAAAGGAAGAGGCTGCCGCCCGGGCTGCCGCGCGCGGCGCCTGGGCCTTCCAGAAGGAAAAGAAATAA
- a CDS encoding RNA-binding protein: MGTKLYVGNLPFQTTENDLQDAFSQHGAVREVHVVLDRATGRPRGFAFVTMEDEAGASAAISALHGKDFEGRTLTVNEARPPAPREGGYSGGGGGGGGGGYRGGGGGGGGGGYRGGGGGGGGYKGGGGGGGRRDFNRDRDRGGDRY; this comes from the coding sequence ATGGGCACCAAGCTCTACGTGGGGAATCTCCCCTTCCAAACCACCGAAAACGATCTCCAGGACGCCTTCTCGCAACATGGCGCCGTCAGGGAAGTGCACGTCGTCCTCGACCGTGCCACCGGGCGCCCTCGCGGGTTCGCCTTTGTCACCATGGAAGATGAAGCCGGGGCCTCCGCGGCCATCAGCGCCTTGCATGGCAAAGATTTCGAAGGCCGCACCCTGACCGTCAACGAAGCCCGGCCGCCGGCGCCCCGTGAAGGTGGCTACAGCGGTGGTGGTGGTGGTGGTGGTGGTGGCGGCTATCGTGGTGGTGGCGGCGGCGGTGGCGGCGGTGGCTACCGCGGAGGTGGAGGAGGAGGCGGCGGCTACAAAGGCGGTGGTGGTGGCGGCGGACGCCGCGACTTCAACCGCGACCGTGACCGTGGCGGCGATCGTTACTAA
- a CDS encoding FecR family protein — MKNVPFLALLLLSSSVCQAGQTLDQANISYIQNDVSVADVKILNTGAGETKKTAATLNQTVTRDNAVITGDKSRVELKFNDGSVARLGQFSVFSFKEGTRDVQLKQGSVLLNVPKGMGQTNIKAAAVTAAITGTTVLFQAYENYAAIYVYEGSVSVPPNFVLGPGDALIFENGTYRVEKFDVKQAISTGALFTKFVESPNNAPFTLDEIFKQIPPSGPDQPGVDPRVDAVLNKIINTPPPKETYNNRD; from the coding sequence ATGAAAAACGTTCCGTTCCTGGCCCTGCTTTTGCTGAGCTCCTCGGTCTGCCAAGCCGGTCAAACCCTCGATCAGGCCAACATCAGTTACATCCAGAACGATGTCTCCGTCGCCGACGTTAAAATCCTCAACACGGGGGCGGGCGAAACCAAAAAAACCGCTGCGACGCTGAACCAAACCGTGACCCGGGACAACGCGGTCATCACCGGCGACAAATCCCGTGTCGAACTCAAATTCAACGACGGCTCGGTCGCCCGCCTGGGCCAGTTCAGTGTCTTCTCCTTCAAAGAAGGCACCCGCGACGTCCAACTCAAACAGGGCTCGGTCCTCCTGAATGTCCCCAAAGGCATGGGCCAGACCAATATCAAAGCCGCGGCCGTCACCGCCGCCATCACCGGCACCACCGTCCTCTTCCAAGCCTACGAGAACTACGCCGCCATTTATGTTTACGAGGGCTCGGTCTCGGTACCACCGAATTTTGTGCTCGGGCCCGGCGATGCCCTGATCTTCGAAAACGGGACCTACCGGGTGGAAAAATTCGATGTCAAACAGGCCATCAGCACGGGAGCCCTCTTCACCAAATTCGTCGAAAGTCCGAACAACGCTCCTTTCACCCTGGATGAAATCTTCAAGCAAATCCCGCCCTCCGGCCCTGATCAACCCGGCGTGGATCCCCGGGTCGATGCGGTCTTGAACAAGATCATCAACACGCCTCCTCCCAAAGAAACGTACAACAATCGTGATTGA
- a CDS encoding PD-(D/E)XK nuclease family protein, with amino-acid sequence MQPECHFLDPEKPLGLQSATWLLERAAHCGDCPDLGDWGVVVPTAESGRVLAALLTRLVPRQAVLLPRILTPVQVLRGPHPDEGTATGPERLMAWCEVLCGLDFAKPSDRCEAVFPSVPPVQDVAWALGVARLFLDTQDTLMEAGCGMGDVLRRLPQVREADRWETLAGLEARYREVLRKWNLVDPLEAWKRLEAFPAWDALVAHWAVIGVPDPLPMACRVLAATTHPVHCLVHAREDRAADFDNWGRPLPFAWKKKDLPIAAPEERLHLLLDESGLAAAAASLVRAHRRPASAVVGICREEILPRLRQTLEDDGLAVHDPSGQPAAAHGLSVLLATLHDLLEDRSLTALRTLLTHPGGRRALLANDDHGSPTPWLEALDRHESRHLSRTLDDLLELPDGPGGGGAIRAATAARDWCSRLTGSEGLDALKAWILAAMEQEIPDEAGRDLLETLDEWIERVRPVQDRMRHLRLPHLLRLWVDALAGQRLPGTRDPRAVELKGWLELAWDERPHLVLCGIQEGSVPPALSGDVFLPESLRASLGLRTSDELLARDAFLLHGMLASRSRGGRVDLLLSKFTDAGEPLRPSRLLLQTADGDLPARVRLLFGDASGSPATPAPTRLFHLKLPTRDPAKKHISVTQFSDFLQSPLYFHLNRSLKWEAYPRDKREMDALDFGDLAHQTLEAWGKDPGLSTATDPSAMRAFFEQDLRRRADQRYGPSWPLGVEVQIAALGQRLGRFAELQAAERADGWTVHAIEHPFEIKMRDWTVRGKIDRIDVHPDGRIRLLDYKTSESAKAPRDAHLKQFKRAPERTRFPEAAWWENGTGAAIWLNLQLPLYVAYWRQAHGGDRLQCGYIQLPNPLESVAFSIWDDFGPELEQAALSCAGAVLEALDRGDRSAFPSADCWKREPWSVWFPDGPEAIFLDEATGGTP; translated from the coding sequence ATGCAGCCCGAATGCCACTTTCTTGACCCTGAGAAGCCGCTCGGACTCCAGTCCGCAACCTGGCTGCTGGAACGCGCGGCCCATTGCGGCGATTGTCCGGATCTCGGTGACTGGGGCGTGGTGGTGCCCACGGCCGAGTCGGGCCGGGTGCTGGCGGCACTCCTCACCCGGCTGGTGCCCCGCCAGGCCGTCCTCCTGCCGCGTATCCTGACACCGGTCCAGGTGCTGCGCGGTCCCCATCCGGATGAGGGCACCGCCACCGGGCCTGAGCGCCTGATGGCCTGGTGCGAAGTTCTCTGCGGCCTGGATTTTGCCAAGCCGTCCGACCGCTGCGAGGCCGTTTTCCCGTCCGTCCCGCCGGTGCAGGATGTGGCCTGGGCGCTGGGGGTGGCCCGTCTGTTCCTGGACACCCAGGACACCCTCATGGAGGCCGGATGCGGCATGGGGGATGTCCTGCGTCGCCTTCCCCAAGTTAGGGAAGCCGACCGTTGGGAGACCCTGGCCGGTTTGGAGGCCCGATACCGTGAAGTTCTCCGGAAATGGAACTTGGTCGATCCGCTGGAGGCCTGGAAGCGGCTCGAGGCCTTTCCGGCCTGGGACGCACTGGTCGCTCACTGGGCGGTGATCGGCGTTCCCGACCCGCTGCCGATGGCCTGCCGAGTCCTCGCCGCCACGACCCATCCGGTGCATTGTCTCGTCCACGCCCGCGAAGACCGGGCTGCCGACTTCGACAACTGGGGACGCCCATTGCCATTCGCTTGGAAGAAAAAAGATCTCCCGATTGCCGCGCCGGAGGAACGTCTCCACCTCCTGTTGGATGAATCCGGGCTGGCTGCCGCCGCCGCCTCTCTGGTCCGTGCCCACCGCCGGCCCGCATCTGCCGTGGTGGGCATCTGCCGTGAAGAGATCCTTCCGCGCCTGCGCCAGACCTTGGAAGACGACGGCCTTGCCGTGCACGATCCCTCAGGACAACCCGCCGCCGCCCATGGACTCTCCGTGCTGCTCGCCACACTGCACGATCTTTTGGAGGATCGGAGCCTGACCGCTCTGCGCACGCTCCTGACCCACCCGGGGGGGCGGCGCGCCCTCCTGGCAAACGACGACCACGGATCGCCCACACCCTGGCTGGAGGCACTCGACCGTCATGAGTCGCGCCATCTCTCCCGCACGCTGGATGATTTGCTGGAACTCCCCGACGGTCCCGGCGGGGGCGGGGCCATCCGCGCGGCCACTGCTGCAAGGGATTGGTGCTCCCGTCTGACGGGGAGTGAGGGTTTGGATGCGCTGAAGGCCTGGATTCTGGCCGCAATGGAACAGGAAATCCCGGACGAAGCGGGTCGCGACCTTCTCGAAACCCTTGATGAATGGATCGAACGCGTGCGTCCGGTTCAGGACCGGATGCGCCATCTCCGCCTTCCCCACCTCCTCCGCTTATGGGTCGATGCCCTGGCCGGTCAACGCTTGCCCGGGACTCGCGACCCCCGGGCGGTCGAGTTGAAGGGCTGGCTGGAGTTGGCCTGGGACGAGCGGCCGCATCTGGTGCTCTGCGGCATCCAGGAAGGTTCGGTGCCCCCGGCGTTGTCGGGTGACGTCTTTCTGCCCGAAAGTTTGCGGGCCTCGCTCGGACTCAGGACATCGGACGAATTGCTGGCCCGTGACGCTTTCCTCTTGCATGGGATGCTGGCCTCCCGCAGCCGGGGCGGGCGGGTCGATCTGTTGTTGAGCAAATTCACCGATGCCGGGGAGCCACTGCGACCTTCCCGGCTTCTGCTGCAAACCGCAGACGGCGATCTCCCGGCACGGGTGCGTTTGCTCTTCGGTGATGCCTCCGGTTCTCCCGCCACACCCGCCCCCACACGACTCTTCCACCTCAAGCTGCCTACCCGCGATCCGGCCAAGAAACACATCTCCGTCACCCAGTTCAGCGACTTTCTCCAATCCCCGCTCTACTTCCATCTCAACCGCTCGCTCAAATGGGAGGCCTATCCACGGGATAAGCGTGAAATGGATGCGCTGGACTTCGGCGACCTGGCCCACCAGACGCTAGAGGCCTGGGGCAAGGACCCCGGGTTGTCCACCGCGACCGATCCCTCGGCCATGCGGGCTTTTTTCGAACAGGACTTGCGGCGGCGGGCCGACCAGCGCTACGGCCCGTCCTGGCCTCTGGGGGTGGAAGTGCAAATTGCGGCGTTGGGCCAGCGTTTGGGCCGCTTTGCCGAATTGCAGGCGGCGGAACGCGCGGACGGTTGGACCGTCCACGCCATCGAACATCCCTTCGAAATCAAAATGAGGGACTGGACGGTCCGGGGTAAGATTGACCGTATCGACGTCCATCCGGACGGACGGATTCGTCTACTGGATTACAAAACGAGCGAGTCCGCCAAAGCTCCCCGTGATGCCCATTTGAAACAATTCAAGCGCGCGCCCGAGCGCACCCGTTTCCCGGAGGCGGCCTGGTGGGAAAACGGCACGGGGGCCGCAATCTGGCTGAATCTGCAATTGCCGCTTTACGTGGCCTACTGGCGCCAGGCGCACGGAGGCGATCGCCTGCAGTGCGGATACATCCAGTTGCCCAACCCCCTGGAGTCGGTGGCTTTTTCCATCTGGGATGACTTCGGGCCGGAATTGGAACAGGCCGCCCTCTCCTGCGCCGGGGCCGTGCTGGAGGCCTTGGATCGCGGCGACCGCTCGGCTTTCCCCTCGGCCGACTGCTGGAAGCGGGAGCCTTGGTCGGTCTGGTTTCCAGACGGACCGGAAGCCATTTTCCTGGATGAAGCGACCGGGGGTACTCCATGA
- the miaB gene encoding tRNA (N6-isopentenyl adenosine(37)-C2)-methylthiotransferase MiaB, giving the protein MPSFFIKTYGCQMNERDSEQVARQLVDRGYLPAADEHAADVVLLNTCSVRDQAEQKALNKMAQLQGEKKKQRPEVVLGFMGCMAQSRGGELARLLPGVDLVVGTQKYHRVADYIDTLVKREKRDMDNLRATIVDTAEEAGSQNTIRDHDPEGPGATAFVSIMQGCNMHCAFCIVPSTRGAERSRPQEEILAEVRSLTARGVKEVTLLGQIVNLYGRTEFPRVDGRSPFTQLLYALQEVEGLERIRFTSPHPIGYKKDLVQAFRDLSKLCEHVHLPLQSGSDRILKAMGRGYTARRYRELVEEMRAACPGLAITTDIIVGYPGETESDYLETRRLVEEVGFDNAFIFRYSERRGTPAASLPDQLPDETKEARNQDLLAVLDRIAEAKGRELLGQTVEILVEGPSKTNASRLSGRTRTNKPVIFEGDTRHLHQLLPVKIVDTTGFTHYGDPVIHG; this is encoded by the coding sequence ATGCCCTCGTTTTTCATCAAGACCTACGGCTGCCAGATGAACGAGCGGGACTCCGAACAGGTGGCCCGCCAGCTGGTGGACCGGGGCTATCTGCCCGCCGCAGACGAACACGCGGCCGACGTCGTCCTGCTCAACACCTGCAGCGTGCGCGACCAGGCGGAACAAAAGGCCCTCAACAAAATGGCCCAGCTCCAGGGCGAAAAAAAGAAGCAGCGCCCCGAGGTCGTGCTCGGTTTCATGGGTTGCATGGCCCAAAGCCGGGGCGGCGAACTCGCCCGCCTCCTCCCCGGCGTCGACCTCGTCGTCGGAACCCAAAAATACCACCGTGTGGCCGATTACATCGACACCCTGGTCAAAAGGGAGAAGCGCGATATGGACAACCTGCGCGCCACCATCGTCGACACCGCGGAGGAAGCGGGATCGCAGAACACCATACGCGACCATGATCCGGAAGGACCCGGCGCAACCGCTTTCGTCTCGATCATGCAGGGCTGCAACATGCACTGTGCCTTCTGCATCGTCCCCTCCACCCGAGGTGCCGAGCGCAGCCGGCCGCAGGAAGAAATCCTGGCCGAAGTCCGCAGCCTAACGGCCCGGGGGGTCAAGGAAGTCACCCTGCTCGGTCAAATCGTCAACCTCTATGGCCGGACGGAATTTCCACGGGTGGATGGACGTTCCCCTTTCACCCAGTTGCTCTACGCCCTGCAAGAGGTGGAAGGACTGGAGCGCATCCGCTTCACCTCGCCGCACCCGATCGGCTACAAAAAAGATCTGGTCCAGGCCTTCCGCGACCTCTCGAAGCTGTGCGAGCACGTCCATCTCCCCTTGCAATCCGGCAGCGACCGCATCCTCAAAGCGATGGGCCGCGGATACACCGCGCGGCGCTACCGTGAGCTCGTGGAGGAAATGCGCGCGGCCTGCCCCGGCCTGGCCATCACCACCGACATCATCGTTGGTTACCCCGGTGAAACCGAGTCGGACTACCTGGAAACGCGGCGCTTGGTCGAGGAAGTCGGCTTCGACAACGCCTTCATCTTCCGATACTCGGAACGCCGGGGCACTCCGGCCGCCTCCCTACCGGACCAGCTACCGGACGAAACCAAAGAAGCCCGCAACCAGGACCTGCTCGCCGTGCTTGACCGGATCGCCGAGGCCAAGGGCCGGGAACTTCTGGGCCAGACGGTGGAAATCCTCGTCGAGGGCCCGAGCAAAACCAACGCCAGCCGTCTTTCCGGAAGGACGCGTACCAACAAGCCGGTGATTTTTGAGGGCGACACCCGTCATTTGCACCAATTGTTGCCGGTAAAAATCGTCGATACGACCGGCTTCACCCACTACGGGGACCCGGTGATCCACGGTTAA
- a CDS encoding glycosyltransferase: MPPAPLVSVLLSVRDGEATLTDALASLSQQSLTVWEAVVMDDGSSDATPVILGDAARKDSRFRVFTRPARGLVASLNEGLSLCRAPLIARMDADDLSHPERLEKQYRWMLDHPDTGVAGCLVAYAGHDPDAHGYRRHVDWLNTLVDADAINRCRFIDSPLANPSTVFRRGLISIHGAYREGDIPEDYDFWLRLLDAGVRMEKVPETLLTWRDSPGRLTRTHPHYRAEAFARLKAEWFDIWWRRHGAGRSVWLWGAGLESRKRARPLLGLGLPAEAWIDIDPKKIGRELYGLPIYPVEQLPSPGQAVVLVLAGAWDVREIILGQLRERGFREGEDAFAFC, encoded by the coding sequence ATGCCCCCCGCACCGCTTGTTTCCGTTCTGCTTTCGGTGCGCGACGGGGAGGCCACCCTGACGGACGCTCTGGCCTCCCTTTCGCAACAAAGCCTGACTGTCTGGGAGGCGGTTGTGATGGATGATGGATCGAGCGATGCCACTCCGGTGATCCTGGGCGATGCGGCACGGAAGGATTCCCGTTTCCGGGTGTTTACCCGTCCGGCCCGGGGGTTGGTGGCCTCCCTGAATGAAGGCCTATCCCTTTGCCGGGCACCGCTCATTGCCCGGATGGACGCCGATGACCTCAGTCACCCGGAGCGCCTGGAAAAGCAATACCGCTGGATGTTGGACCATCCGGATACCGGAGTGGCCGGATGTCTGGTGGCCTACGCCGGCCATGACCCCGATGCGCACGGCTACCGTCGTCACGTCGATTGGCTCAACACGTTGGTGGACGCCGATGCCATCAATCGGTGCCGATTCATCGACTCCCCCCTGGCCAATCCCTCCACGGTTTTCCGGCGCGGATTGATTTCCATCCATGGGGCTTATCGTGAGGGGGACATTCCGGAGGATTATGATTTCTGGTTGCGCCTGCTGGATGCCGGTGTGCGGATGGAAAAAGTTCCCGAAACCCTGCTCACCTGGCGTGACAGTCCCGGGCGCTTGACCCGCACCCACCCCCATTACCGGGCGGAAGCCTTCGCCCGGCTGAAGGCGGAGTGGTTTGACATCTGGTGGAGGCGGCACGGGGCCGGGAGATCGGTCTGGCTCTGGGGTGCCGGCCTGGAAAGCCGCAAGCGGGCCCGCCCCCTGCTGGGCCTGGGGCTTCCGGCAGAGGCATGGATCGACATCGATCCCAAAAAAATCGGCCGGGAACTTTACGGCCTGCCTATCTATCCCGTAGAACAACTACCCTCGCCGGGACAGGCCGTCGTTCTGGTTCTGGCCGGCGCCTGGGATGTGCGGGAGATCATCCTCGGTCAACTCCGGGAACGCGGGTTCCGGGAGGGAGAAGACGCCTTTGCTTTCTGTTGA